CGCGACGAGGCCAGCGGCTACTACTTCGTGAGCCGGTTCGAGGACGTCGAGCGCGTCTACCGCGACTCCGAGGCCTTCAGCAACGAGAACTACGGCTTCCAGATGGAGCCGGTGATCGGGCGGACCGTCATCCAGATGGCGGGCCGCGAGCACACCATCAACCGCAAGCTCATCACGCCGGCGCTGCGCGGCAACTACCTCGACCAGCTGCTGCCGCAGGTCGACGAGCTCGCCGCCGAGATGATCGCGCAGTTCCCCGACTCGGGCACGGTCGACCTCATCGAGGACTTCACCAAGTGGTTCCCGATCAACGTCATCGTGCGCATGCTCGATCTCCCCAAGGCCGACATGTCGAAGTTCCACGAGTGGTACTCGTCGCTGATGGCCTTCCTGTCGAACCTGACGGGCGACCAGGAGATCCACGAGTGGGGGATGCGCACGCAGAAGGACTACCCCGCCTACATCCTGCCGATCATCGCCGAACGCCGTCGGAACCCGGGTGACGACCTCATCTCTCGCCTGACCGTTGTGGAGATGGAGGGGGAGGTGATGTCGGACGAGCAGATCAAGGCTCTGATCGGCCTCCTCCTGATCGCGGGTGGAGAGACCACCGACAAGGCGATCGCCAGCACGATCAAGCACCTGATGGAGAACCCCGACCAGCTCGCCGCCGTCCGCGCAGACCGCAGCCTCGTCTCCGCGGCGGTCGTCGAGAACCTGCGCTACCACCCGCCGGTGCAGATCATCCTGCGCACGGCCGTGCAGGACGTCGAGGTCTCCGGCGAGACCATCCCCGCCGGCAGCGTCGTGGGCTGCGTCAACGGCGCCGCCAACCGCGACGAGCGCCGCTTCAAGGACCCCGACAAGTTCGACGTCTTCCGCGACGACGTGTCGACGAAGAACGCCTTCCTCGGCTCAGCCGACCACATCGCGTTCGCCCTCGGGCGGCACTTCTGCGTGGGGTCGTTGCTGGCGAAGCGCGAGGCCGAGACGGCGATCAACCTCGTGCTCGATCGCTTCCCGACCCTGGAGTACGCCGACGGTTTCACCCCGAAGGACGTCGGCCTGTTCACCCGCGGTCCCGAGAAGCTCGTGGTCAAGGCCTGAGCGTCGACCGCCTCCCGTCCCCCTGCGTGAAAGGCACCATGACATGAGCGAGCACCACGCGAACGCTGATGTGCCGCACTACCGAATGTTCATCGACGGCGACTGGATCGACGCCGAGGACCGGTACACCCTGCTCAACCCGGCTACGGAGGAAGTCGTCGCGACAGCGGCGAAGGGCACTCGCGATCACGCCGACCAGGCTGTCGCCGCAGCGAAGCGGACGTTCGAATCGGGGGTGTGGCGCGACCTCGCTCCCGGTGCACGAGCCGCAGTCCTCGACGCCGTCGCGGATGCCGTGGAGCGGCGGGGTGCTGAACTGACCCGACTCGGCACGCTGGAGGGAGGCTTCCCCCTCAAGCTGTCCAACGCGTTCAACGAGCTGATGCCCGTCGCCAACATCCGGTACTTCGCCGATCTGCTGCGCGGCTACCAGTTCGAACGCCCCGGCCCGCTCGTGGGGCCACCGCTGGTCGGTGGTGTGATCCGTCGCGAGCCGATCGGCGTCTGTGCTGCCATCATCCCCTGGAACTTCCCGCTGCCGCTCGCTGTCTGGAAGGTCATCCCGGCGCTGGCCACGGGCAACTCCGTCGTGCTCAAGACGGACGAGAAGACGCCGATCGGGGCGCTCGAGCTCGCCAAGGAGCTGCAGGCGGCAGGGGTTCCCGACGGGGTGTTCAACGTGGTGACCGGGGACGGTCAGGACGTGGGTGCGCACCTCGTCGCCCATCCCGACGTCCGGAAGGTCTCCTTCACCGGCTCGACCAGTGTCGGCAAGCAGATCGTCCGGGACGCCTCGTCGAACCTGAAGAAGGTCACTCTCGAGCTCGGCGGCAAGGGCGCGAACATCGTGCTCGACGACGCCGACGTCAGGCTCGCGGTCGACGGCTCGATCTGGGCGTTCATGATGCACTCCGGCCAGGCGTGCGAGTCCGGGACGCGGCTGCTTCTGCCCTCGTCGCTGCACGACGAGTTCGTGGCCCGCCTCGTGGAGCGCCTGCAGTCCCAGGTGCTGGGCGACCCGCTGCAGCTGACCACGGACGTCGGGCCCCTGATCAACAACACGCAACGGGAACGGGTCCTCGGCTACATCGAGACCGCCAAGCAGCAGGGCGCCAAGGTCGTCCTGGGCGGTGGCGTGCCCGCCGGCGAGCAGTTCGCCAAGGGCTTCTGGGTGGAGCCCACCGTCCTGACCGACGTCACCAACGACATGACCGTCGCCTGCGAAGAGGTTTTCGGACCGGTGCTGTCGGTGATCCGCTACGACTCGATCGACGAGGCCGTCAAGATCGCCAACGACACCGAGTACGGCCTGGCCGCGGGGGTGTGGGGTCGAGACCTCAGCCGGGCGATCGAGGTCGGCCGCCGCCTGGAGGCCGGATCCGTGTGGATCAACGACTGGCACCTGGCCAACTCGGCGTACCCGTTCGGCGGCTACAAGCAGAGCGGGCAGGGCCGCGAGCTGGGTGCCGGAGCGTTCGACGAGTACACCGAGCAGAAGTCGCTGCAAATCGGCCTCGAGCCGAAGCTGGAGAACCGGGCGTACGCGCTGGTCCTCTCCGCGCCGCCCGTGCCGTGACAGCCGGGCAGACCGTTCGACCCGTCCCCTCCGGCCCCGACACCTGCGACAACGACCTGGAGACCGCATCATGAAGACCAAGGCAGCAGTTCTGCACGAAGCGGGGAAGCCCTTCGAGATCGAGGAGCTGGAGGTCGTCGCACCGGACGACTACGAGGTCCTCGTCCGCTACGACTACTCCGGTCTGTGCCACTCAGACCTGCACATGGTCAAGGGTCACCTCCCGTTCCGGGCGCCGATGGTGTTCGGTCACGAGGGGGCCGGCGAGGTGCTCGAGGTGGGTGCGAAGGTGCGCGGGGTCAAGCAGGGCGACCACTTCGTGGCGTCCTTCTTCCCCGTCTGCGGGCGGTGCCGCTGGTGCGCCACCGGAAACTCCCGGCTGTGCGACCTGGGTGCCCACGGCCTCGACGGGTTCCTCCCGGGCGGCCGCTTCCCGTTCACCGGGAGCAGCGGCGACTACGGCTCGATGATGACGGTCGGCACCTTCAGCCAGTACGCGACCGTTCCGGTCGACTCCGTCATCAAGATCGACGATGACCTGCCGCTGGACAAGGCGGCGCTGGTGGGCTGCGGTGTTCCGACGGGATGGGGTTCGGCGGTGAACTCCGCCAACGTACGGCCCGGTGACACGGTGATCGTCTACGGCATCGGCGGGATCGGCACCAACGCCGTCCAGGGCGCTGCGTACGCCGGCGCTCAGCACCTGATCGCCGTCGATCCGGTGGCGTTCAAGCGGGAGAACGCCGAGCGCTTCGGTGCCACGCATTCCGTCGCCACCGCGGAGGAGGCCCAGCAGCTCGTCACGACGCTGACGCAGGGCGTCGGCGCGGACAGCACGATCATCACCATCGACCAGCTGACCTCTGAGGCCGTCCGGAACGCAGCCGAGGCCACCTCGAAGGGTGGCACGATCGTGATCACGTCCATGGGGCAGTACGAGGACAACACGATCGAGCTCTCCGGGGTGCAGCTGGCCCTGTGGAGCAAGCGGATCCAGGGGTCGCTCTACGGCGGGTGCAACCCCGTGTACGACATCCCCAAGCTGCTCGACCTCTACCGCAGCGGTCACGTGATGCTCGACGAGCTGATCACGCAGACCTACTCGCTGGAGCAGGTCAACCAGGGGTACGAGGACCTGGACAGCCACAAGAACATCCGCGGGATCATCGTCCACGAGCACTGACCGGCCCGACTCGTTCGCGCCGGAGGAGGCACCCCATGACCTACGTCATCACCAGCTCCTGCATCGATGTGCTCGACAAGGGCTGCATGGATGTCTGTCCTGTCGACTGCATCTACGAGGGAGAGCGGAAGCTCTACATCCACCCGGACGAATGCATCGACTGCGGCGCTTGCGAGTCGGCATGTCCGCAGACGGCGATCGCCTACGAGGACTCGGTCGAGCCGGGCGAGGTGCACCACGTCGAGGACAACAAGGCCTTCTTCTGGAGCGTCCTGCCCGGACGGGATGAACCGCTCGGCATCATCGGGGGGTCGCCGGACATCGGACCGGTCGGCGTGGACACGCCGTTGGTCACGGCGATCCCGCGGCGGTGAGGCCCCACGAGAACGAGGAGCAGCAGGAGATGCTCCCAGCGAGGATCGCGGTGGTCGGTGCGGGGCCGGCGGGCCTCTTCGCGGCCGCCGACCTGGTGCGCAGGTCCGATGTCGTCGTCGACGTGATCGACCGCGTTCCGGCGCCCTTCGGACTCGTGCGCTACGGGGTGGCACCCGACCACCCGAAGATCAAGAGTGTGGTGCGGAGTCTGCAGCGGGCCCTGGAGCACGACCGGGTGCGTTTCGTGGGCAACGTCGAGTACGGACGGGACGTCGACCGCGCCTTCCTCGACCTGCACTACGACGCGACGATCTTCGCGACCGGTGCGCTGAACAGCAGGCCGCTAGGGGTCGCGGGAGAGGACTTGCCAGGCAGCTGCTCGGCGTCGGACTTCGTGTCCTGGTACAACGGCCATCCTGATGCGGTGCGCATGTTCGTGCTCGACTCGCAGGCTGCGGCCGTGGTCGGGGCGGGCAACGTTGCGCTCGACATCGCCCGGCTCCTGACCCGGCAGGTAGGCGCGTTGGCGCTGACCGACGTGCCGTCCGCGGTGCTGGAGGCCTTCGCCGCCAGCACCGTCCGTGACGTCCACATCCTCTGCCGGCGCGGAGCGGCCCAGACGAAGTTCACCACGAAGGAACTCCTCGACCTCCGCGAGCTCCGCGGTGTCGGCGTGCTCGTCGATCCCGAGGAGCTGCGTGATGTGCCGGCCGGCACCGGCGGCCCCGTCATGCCGAATGCCGAGGTCTTCCGGACCTGGGCGGCGGATCGCGTCGCGCAGCAGGCCGCGCCGCACCGCATCCACTTCCACTTCTGGTCCCGTCCGGCCGCGATCGAGGGCGTCGAGCGCGTCGAGGCGCTGCGCGTCGAGCGGACCAAGCTCGACGAGGAGGGCGCGGCGCAAGGTACGGGGGAGTTCCGCGCGCTCGACGTCGGGCTGGTCCTGAGTTCGGTCGGCTACCGGAGCAACCCATTGCCGGGACTGCCGTACGACCCTGTGCGCGGCATCCTGCCGAACGTGTCAGGCCGGGTCGTGGACGACAGGGGAACCCACTTGTCCGGGCAGTACGTCACCGGATGGCTGAAGCGCGGCCCGCAGGGCGTCATCGGCACGAACAAGGCCGATGCCGCCGAGACCGTCACGGCAGTCCTGGAGGATCTGCTGCATCCTCATGCGCGGAGCGCCGGCGCCGTCGACGACGCGCTGACCGCGCTCGGGGCAGAGGTCATCGACTACGTCGGTTGGCAGCGCATCGACGCACAGGAGGTGCTGCGCGGGCAGGCGTCCAGCCGGGACCGGGCGAAGATCAGCGACTGGGCCGAACTCCGTGCCATCGGCGCGGGGCGGTCAGTCTAGGGCCGCACCGCCCCTCGACAACCGTGACGAACACCCTGGAGGTGACTCGCTTGACGAACCACTCCGCCGATCCCGAGCAGACGCTGGTCGTCACCGACCGCCGGGCTGCCGCCGACGGCGTCGTATCTCTGACCCTGCGGAGGCCGGACGGGGGCACGCTTCCCGCGTGGGCTCCTGGTGCGCACATCGACCTGATCCTGGCACCGGAGTTGGAGCGGCAGTACTCGCTCTGCGGTGATCCTGACCGGACCGACCACTGGCGGATCGGTGTCCTGCGCGAGCCAGACGGGCGGGGCGGTTCCGCCTTCGTCCACGAGGAGGTGAACGTCGGGAAGAGCGTGGTCGTCCGCGGGCCGCGCAATCACTTCGGACTCGACGAGGCACCGTCCTACCTCTTCATCGCTGGCGGTATCGGTATCACGCCGATCCTCCCCATGATCGCGGAGGCTCACCGGCGAGGTGCTGCCTGGAAGCTGTGGTTCGGTGGTCGGCGAGGCGGATCCATGGCGTTCCAGGACGAACTCGCCGCCCATGGCGACCGGGTCCGGTTCTGGCCACAGGAGGAGAAGGGGCTGCTGCCGCTCGACGACATCCTCGCGAGCCGCGACGCCGACGCTCTCGTCTACTGCTGCGGCCCGGAGGCCCTGCTCGCGGCGGTGGAGAGCCGGTCGACCGAATGGCCCGCCGGGACGCTCCACCTCGAGCGGTTCTCCCCGAAGGAGTTCGCTGAGCCGGTGAGCCAGAAGGCCTTCCAGGTGACGTGCCGACAGTCGGGGATCTCGGTGGAGGTGGATCCGGATCGGTCGATCCTCGAAACCCTGGAGGAGGCTGACGTGTTCGTGGACTCCTCGTGTCGCGAGGGCATCTGCGGCACGTGCGAGACGGAGGTGATCAGCGGGGCCATCGAGCACCGCGACTCCGTCCTGACGCTTGAGGAACAGGCGGCGGGCGACCGCATGATGATCTGCGTCTCGCGCGCGAGAGGGGACGGGCTGGTGCTCGACGTATGAGTACGGCTGTGTGATGTCGGAGGGATCGGCGCGATGACGACGACGGATTGGTGCCAGTGGGCCGTTCCCGCGCTGGGCCGCCGGCCGGATGTCGCGCGTAGTGTGTTCAAGACGTCGGGACCTGCGAGGCATCGGGTCCGATGAGTGGTGCGATCCTCCGGCCGTCCTCACGACCGGAGTCCGAGGGTGCTCGAGATGTGATCCGGCCGGTGCAGGAGCGCCCTGGTCAGCTCGGCATATCCTTCAGCGACCTCGCACGGCCCCCAGGCACCATCAATCGGTACCAGTCGGAAACTGCATAAACGGCGCCGAG
This sequence is a window from Pseudonocardia petroleophila. Protein-coding genes within it:
- a CDS encoding Zn-dependent alcohol dehydrogenase, with amino-acid sequence MKTKAAVLHEAGKPFEIEELEVVAPDDYEVLVRYDYSGLCHSDLHMVKGHLPFRAPMVFGHEGAGEVLEVGAKVRGVKQGDHFVASFFPVCGRCRWCATGNSRLCDLGAHGLDGFLPGGRFPFTGSSGDYGSMMTVGTFSQYATVPVDSVIKIDDDLPLDKAALVGCGVPTGWGSAVNSANVRPGDTVIVYGIGGIGTNAVQGAAYAGAQHLIAVDPVAFKRENAERFGATHSVATAEEAQQLVTTLTQGVGADSTIITIDQLTSEAVRNAAEATSKGGTIVITSMGQYEDNTIELSGVQLALWSKRIQGSLYGGCNPVYDIPKLLDLYRSGHVMLDELITQTYSLEQVNQGYEDLDSHKNIRGIIVHEH
- a CDS encoding cytochrome P450, translating into MTSPAFAEDPHSYYPIMRDHYPVLRDEASGYYFVSRFEDVERVYRDSEAFSNENYGFQMEPVIGRTVIQMAGREHTINRKLITPALRGNYLDQLLPQVDELAAEMIAQFPDSGTVDLIEDFTKWFPINVIVRMLDLPKADMSKFHEWYSSLMAFLSNLTGDQEIHEWGMRTQKDYPAYILPIIAERRRNPGDDLISRLTVVEMEGEVMSDEQIKALIGLLLIAGGETTDKAIASTIKHLMENPDQLAAVRADRSLVSAAVVENLRYHPPVQIILRTAVQDVEVSGETIPAGSVVGCVNGAANRDERRFKDPDKFDVFRDDVSTKNAFLGSADHIAFALGRHFCVGSLLAKREAETAINLVLDRFPTLEYADGFTPKDVGLFTRGPEKLVVKA
- the fdxA gene encoding ferredoxin gives rise to the protein MTYVITSSCIDVLDKGCMDVCPVDCIYEGERKLYIHPDECIDCGACESACPQTAIAYEDSVEPGEVHHVEDNKAFFWSVLPGRDEPLGIIGGSPDIGPVGVDTPLVTAIPRR
- a CDS encoding PDR/VanB family oxidoreductase, with the translated sequence MTNTLEVTRLTNHSADPEQTLVVTDRRAAADGVVSLTLRRPDGGTLPAWAPGAHIDLILAPELERQYSLCGDPDRTDHWRIGVLREPDGRGGSAFVHEEVNVGKSVVVRGPRNHFGLDEAPSYLFIAGGIGITPILPMIAEAHRRGAAWKLWFGGRRGGSMAFQDELAAHGDRVRFWPQEEKGLLPLDDILASRDADALVYCCGPEALLAAVESRSTEWPAGTLHLERFSPKEFAEPVSQKAFQVTCRQSGISVEVDPDRSILETLEEADVFVDSSCREGICGTCETEVISGAIEHRDSVLTLEEQAAGDRMMICVSRARGDGLVLDV
- a CDS encoding aldehyde dehydrogenase family protein, coding for MSEHHANADVPHYRMFIDGDWIDAEDRYTLLNPATEEVVATAAKGTRDHADQAVAAAKRTFESGVWRDLAPGARAAVLDAVADAVERRGAELTRLGTLEGGFPLKLSNAFNELMPVANIRYFADLLRGYQFERPGPLVGPPLVGGVIRREPIGVCAAIIPWNFPLPLAVWKVIPALATGNSVVLKTDEKTPIGALELAKELQAAGVPDGVFNVVTGDGQDVGAHLVAHPDVRKVSFTGSTSVGKQIVRDASSNLKKVTLELGGKGANIVLDDADVRLAVDGSIWAFMMHSGQACESGTRLLLPSSLHDEFVARLVERLQSQVLGDPLQLTTDVGPLINNTQRERVLGYIETAKQQGAKVVLGGGVPAGEQFAKGFWVEPTVLTDVTNDMTVACEEVFGPVLSVIRYDSIDEAVKIANDTEYGLAAGVWGRDLSRAIEVGRRLEAGSVWINDWHLANSAYPFGGYKQSGQGRELGAGAFDEYTEQKSLQIGLEPKLENRAYALVLSAPPVP
- a CDS encoding FAD-dependent oxidoreductase — protein: MRPHENEEQQEMLPARIAVVGAGPAGLFAAADLVRRSDVVVDVIDRVPAPFGLVRYGVAPDHPKIKSVVRSLQRALEHDRVRFVGNVEYGRDVDRAFLDLHYDATIFATGALNSRPLGVAGEDLPGSCSASDFVSWYNGHPDAVRMFVLDSQAAAVVGAGNVALDIARLLTRQVGALALTDVPSAVLEAFAASTVRDVHILCRRGAAQTKFTTKELLDLRELRGVGVLVDPEELRDVPAGTGGPVMPNAEVFRTWAADRVAQQAAPHRIHFHFWSRPAAIEGVERVEALRVERTKLDEEGAAQGTGEFRALDVGLVLSSVGYRSNPLPGLPYDPVRGILPNVSGRVVDDRGTHLSGQYVTGWLKRGPQGVIGTNKADAAETVTAVLEDLLHPHARSAGAVDDALTALGAEVIDYVGWQRIDAQEVLRGQASSRDRAKISDWAELRAIGAGRSV